In a single window of the Rhopalosiphum padi isolate XX-2018 chromosome 1, ASM2088224v1, whole genome shotgun sequence genome:
- the LOC132916960 gene encoding LOW QUALITY PROTEIN: ribonucleoside-diphosphate reductase subunit M2 (The sequence of the model RefSeq protein was modified relative to this genomic sequence to represent the inferred CDS: deleted 1 base in 1 codon): MMSMNKENVMDNSQQPQKTKHFLESVTDYRTNFDATIEPLLKDNPRRFVIFPIIYDDIWAMYKKQEASFWNVEEVNLKNDLDDWIRLTDEERHFVSHVLAFFAASDGIVNENLVERFSQEVQVTEARCFYGFQIMMENIHSEMYSLLIDTYIQDPKEKDFLFNAIETMPCVKKKADWALKWISDSKATFGERLVAFAAVEGIFFSGSFAALFWLKKRGLMPGLTFSNELISRDEGLHTDFACLLFKHLVQKPPQDVITHIIREAVTIEQDFLTNALPVRMVGMNCEKMAIYIEFVADRLLVELGCPTVYRSSNPFPFMELISQQGKTNFFEKRVGDYQKASVAVTETPHLSTMDITDKDF, from the exons ATGATGTCGATGAACAAGGAAAATGTAATGGACAATTCACAACAGCCACAG aaaactaaacattttttggaATCCGTGACAGACTATAGAACAAATTTTGATGCCACAATTGAACCCTTATTGAAAGATAATCCAAGACGTTTTGTCATTTTTCCTATTATATATGATGATATCTGGGCCATGTATAAAAAACAGGAAGCTTCTTTTTGGAATGTAGAAGaagtcaatttaaaaaat GATCTTGATGATTGGATTAGATTGACTGATGAAGAACGTCACTTTGTATCCCATGTATTAGCATTTTTTGCTGCTTCGGATGGCATTGTTAATGAAAATCTTGTTGAACGATTTTCTCAAGAAGTTCAAGTAACTGAAGCTAGATGTTTTTATGGATTTCAAATAATGATGGAGAATATACATTCAGAAATGTATAGCTTGTTAATTGATACATATATTCAGGACCCAAAAGAAAA agactTTTTATTTAATGCTATTGAAACCATGccatgtgtt aaaaaaaaggcaGATTGGGCTCTTAAATGGATAAGTGATAGTAAGGCAACTTTTGGTGAAAGGTTAGTGGCATTTGCTGCAGTTGAAGGTATATTTTTCTCTGGAAGTTTTGCCGCattattttggttaaaaaaaagaGGATTAATGCCAGGTTTAACTTTTAGCAATGAGTTAATTTCTAGAGATGAG GGTTTACACACAGATTTTGCCTGTCTCTTATTTAAACACTTGGTTCAAAAACCACCTCAAGATGTTATTACACATATAATTCGTGAAGCAGTAACTATTGAACAAGATTTTTTGACAAATGCTTTACCTGTTAGAATGGTTGGCATGAATTGTGAAAAGATGGccatttatattgaatttgtaGCTGATAGGTTGTTAGTTGAATTGGGATGTCCTACA gttTACAGATCATCAAACCCGTTTCCATTTATGGAACTTATATCTCAACAAGGAAAGacaaacttttttgaaaaaagagTAGGTGATTATCAAAAAGCTTCAGTGGCTGTTACTGAAACTCCTCATTTATCGACAATGGATATAACTGATAAggacttttaa